One region of Myxocyprinus asiaticus isolate MX2 ecotype Aquarium Trade chromosome 38, UBuf_Myxa_2, whole genome shotgun sequence genomic DNA includes:
- the LOC127429320 gene encoding brain mitochondrial carrier protein 1-like, whose protein sequence is MANLNWKPFIYGGMASIVAEFGTFPIDLTKTRLQVQGQTHCMEVRYRGMFHALFRIGQEEGIRALYSGISPALLRQASYGTIKIGTYNTLKKLFVSHPEDETMVINVFCGVVSGVLSSSLANPTDVLKIRMQAQGSLLQGSMMSNFINIYQTEGTRGLWRGVIPTAQRAAIVVGVELPVYDITKKHLILSGLMGDTVFTHFISSFTCGLAGALASNPVDVVRTRMMNQRVLAGNPLYKGTLDGLMQTWRNEGFFALYKGFWPNWLRLGPWNIIFFITFEQLKKLPL, encoded by the exons ATGGCAAACCTGAACTGGAAGCCGTTTATCTACGGGGGAATGGCCTCAATTGTCGCAGAATTCG GTACCTTCCCCATTGATCTGACAAAAACACGGCTGCAGGTTCAAGGGCAGACCCACTGTATGGAGGTCCGCTATCGGGGCATGTTCCACGCTTTGTTCAGGATCGGACAGGAAGAAGGCATCCGGGCATTATATTCCGG GATTTCCCCTGCACTGCTTCGTCAGGCTTCATATGGGACAATCAAGATCGGTACATACAACACACTAAAGAAACTGTTTGTTAGCCATCCTGAAG ATGAGACCATGGTGATTAATGTGTTCTGTGGTGTAGTTTCTGGAGTTTTGTCATCCTCTTTGGCTAATCCCACTGATGTTCTAAAG ATCAGAATGCAAGCTCAAGGCAGTCTGTTACAAGGCAGTATGATGTCTAACTTCATCAACATTTACCAGACAGAAGGCACTCGAGGCCTGTGGAGG GGTGTCATTCCCACAGCACAAAGAGCAGCCATTGTGGTGGGTGTGGAGCTACCGGTCTATGACATCACCAAAAAGCACCTGATCCTTTCAGGCCTGATGGGAGACACGGTTTTCACACATTTCAT TTCCAGTTTCACATGTGGTCTGGCAGGGGCTCTGGCCTCCAACCCAGTGGACGTTGTGAGGACACGTATGATGAACCAGCGTGTGCTTGCTGGTAACCCTCTGTACAAAGGTACCCTAGACGGACTCATGCAGACCTGGAGAAATGAGGGCTTCTTTGCTCTTTATAAAGGCTTCTGGCCCAACTGGCTGCGTCTGGGGCCCTGGAATATCATT ttctTCATCACATTTGAGCAGCTGAAGAAGCTTCCATTGTAG